A genomic window from Variovorax paradoxus includes:
- a CDS encoding mannose-1-phosphate guanylyltransferase/mannose-6-phosphate isomerase, with protein sequence MNTPLIHPVVLCGGSGTRLWPLSRKALPKQFAPLIGGKSLLHLTLERLAVLNADITCVTSEDHRFLVKEAVENAHATGRQILEPVARNTAAAMASAALLAEPDDLLLFAPSDHHIPDAALFARTVRTGIEAAQAGKIVTFGVVPSFPSTAYGYIEAGEPSADGRSQAVVRFVEKPTAAVAEQLILHGGYSWNAGILLVQARTLIAALRGHAPDILLACERATAAVATDGSFLRLDRAAFEDCRADSIDYAVLEKHKDIAVVKFEGLWSDVGSWNAVASLHPADDAGNRLSGKASALNSRNTFIHAPHRPVVALGTENLIIVDTPDAVLVAGAGCAEQVADVVRKLSLEGCAEATEHRRVVRPWGAYDSIDLGERFQVKRLTVKPGGKLSLQMHHHRAEHWIVVKGTARATCNGEVTLVRENESIYLPSGAIHRLENPGKTVLEVIEVQTGGYLGEDDIVRFDDTYGRCAPVRTLADASPTQASAGSGANAVLHAPIRR encoded by the coding sequence TGCTGCATCTCACGCTCGAACGGCTGGCGGTGCTGAATGCCGACATCACCTGCGTCACGTCGGAAGACCATCGCTTCCTGGTGAAGGAAGCGGTGGAAAACGCGCACGCCACGGGCCGGCAGATCCTCGAGCCGGTGGCGCGCAATACAGCCGCGGCCATGGCCTCGGCCGCCCTGCTGGCCGAGCCCGACGACCTGCTGCTGTTCGCGCCCTCCGACCATCACATTCCCGACGCCGCGCTGTTCGCCCGCACCGTGCGCACCGGCATCGAGGCTGCACAGGCCGGCAAGATCGTCACCTTCGGTGTGGTGCCGAGTTTCCCGAGCACCGCGTACGGCTACATCGAAGCCGGCGAGCCCTCGGCCGACGGGCGCAGCCAGGCCGTGGTGCGCTTTGTCGAAAAGCCGACAGCTGCGGTGGCTGAACAGCTGATCCTGCATGGCGGCTACAGCTGGAACGCGGGCATCCTCCTCGTGCAGGCGCGCACGCTGATCGCAGCGCTGCGCGGGCACGCGCCCGACATCCTGCTGGCCTGCGAGCGCGCCACTGCCGCCGTTGCAACCGACGGCAGCTTCCTGCGGCTGGACCGCGCAGCCTTCGAGGATTGCCGAGCCGACAGCATCGACTACGCCGTGCTCGAAAAGCACAAGGACATCGCGGTCGTGAAGTTCGAAGGCCTGTGGAGCGACGTCGGCAGCTGGAACGCGGTTGCCAGCCTGCACCCGGCGGACGACGCGGGCAACCGGCTGAGCGGCAAGGCCAGCGCGCTGAACTCGCGCAACACCTTCATCCACGCGCCGCACCGGCCGGTGGTGGCACTGGGCACCGAAAACCTGATCATCGTGGACACGCCCGACGCCGTACTGGTGGCCGGCGCTGGCTGCGCCGAGCAGGTGGCCGACGTGGTGCGCAAGCTCTCGCTGGAAGGCTGCGCCGAGGCCACCGAGCACCGCCGCGTGGTGCGGCCATGGGGCGCGTACGACAGCATCGACCTGGGCGAACGCTTCCAGGTCAAGCGCCTGACCGTGAAGCCCGGCGGCAAGCTGTCGCTGCAGATGCACCACCACCGCGCCGAGCACTGGATCGTGGTGAAGGGCACGGCGCGCGCCACCTGCAACGGTGAAGTCACGCTGGTGCGCGAGAACGAATCGATCTACCTGCCCTCTGGCGCGATCCACCGGCTGGAGAACCCGGGCAAGACCGTGCTCGAAGTGATCGAAGTGCAGACCGGCGGCTACCTGGGCGAAGACGACATCGTGCGCTTCGACGACACCTACGGACGCTGCGCACCGGTCAGGACACTGGCCGATGCGTCGCCGACGCAAGCCTCGGCCGGGTCGGGGGCGAATGCCGTGCTGCATGCGCCCATAAGGCGCTGA
- a CDS encoding DJ-1/PfpI family protein — MHIAILTFDGFNELDSLIALGVLNRIKKPGWRVSLCCPTPEVTSMNGVTVRAQSLLEDARLADAVVVGSGVKTREVVASPELMGRLALDPARQLIAAQCSGTLILAKLGLVGGIPACTDLTTKPWVQEAGVEVLNQPFYARGNVATAGGCFAAPYLAGWIIARTEGLEAAAAALHYVAPVGEKEAYLANALGNITPYLPQ, encoded by the coding sequence ATGCACATCGCGATCCTCACCTTCGACGGCTTCAATGAACTGGACTCGCTCATCGCGCTGGGCGTGCTCAATCGCATCAAGAAGCCGGGCTGGCGCGTGAGCTTGTGCTGTCCGACCCCGGAAGTCACATCGATGAACGGCGTCACCGTTCGCGCCCAGTCGTTGCTGGAGGATGCGCGCCTTGCGGATGCAGTTGTCGTCGGCAGCGGGGTGAAGACACGGGAGGTCGTCGCCAGCCCCGAGCTGATGGGGCGCCTGGCGCTCGATCCGGCCCGCCAGCTGATCGCAGCGCAGTGCTCCGGCACTTTGATCCTGGCGAAGCTCGGCCTCGTGGGCGGCATACCGGCCTGCACCGACCTGACCACCAAGCCCTGGGTGCAGGAGGCCGGCGTGGAGGTCTTGAACCAGCCCTTCTATGCGCGCGGCAATGTCGCAACCGCAGGCGGCTGCTTTGCTGCGCCTTACCTGGCCGGCTGGATCATCGCCCGCACCGAAGGGCTGGAGGCTGCCGCCGCGGCGCTTCACTACGTCGCCCCCGTGGGCGAGAAGGAAGCCTACCTGGCCAACGCGCTGGGGAACATCACGCCGTACCTGCCGCAATGA